The genomic DNA AGCAAACAGCATCATCGCAGCAGGCTTGTTAGAGCAAGCAACAAAAGCACTAGGTTGGAACGCCGCTATTGAGTGCCAATCAAGCGTGCTGCCTGAATCTCCAGTATCACAAGACGCTATCGACAGCTGCGACGTTGTGTTTATTGCAGCGAACACAAACGTTGATAAAACACGTTTCGTGGGCAAAAAAGTTTACCAAGCAGCTATCTCTGAGTGCACTTCAGATGCAAAAGCATTTCTAGAGAAAGCGGTAGCAGAAGCAACAGTATTAGACGCTTCTCAAGTTGAAAGCACTGCTGAAGTGACGGGTACTTCAGTAAACTCTTCTACAACAGCCAGCACAGGCAGCAAAAAGATCGTTGCGATTACCGCTTGTCCAACAGGTGTTGCACATACCTTCATGGCAGCGGAAGCGCTTGAAGCAGAAGGTAAACGCCTAGGTCACCAAATCAAAGTGGAAACTCGCGGCTCTGTAGGTGCGAAAAACCAACTAACAGACCAAGAAATCGCAGACGCTGACCTAGTTATCATCGCAGCCGACATCGACGTTCCACTGGATCGTTTCAATGGTAAGCCTCTTTACAAAACAACAACTAGCCCAGCTCTTAAGAAAACTAAGCAAGAAGTTGAGAAAGCGTTCGCTGAAGCTAAGCCATACCAACACACAGCCTCTTCTTCACAAGCAGCACCTGCTGATGAGAAAAAAGGCGTGTACAAGCACCTAATGACAGGTGTATCTCACATGCTTCCTGTGGTTGTTGCGGGTGGTTTAATCATCGCACTGTCTTTCGTATTCGGCATCGAAGCGTTTAAAGAAGAAGGCACACTGGCAGCTGCACTGATGACTATCGGTGGTGGTTCTGCATTCGCACTGATGATTCCTGTTCTTGCTGGTTTCATTGCATTCTCGATTGCTGACCGTCCTGGTCTGGCTCCTGGTCTAATCGGCGGTATGCTGGCTAGTTCAACAGGCGCAGGCTTCCTAGGTGGTATCGCGGCGGGTTTTATTGCGGGTTACTCTGCGAAGTTCATTGCCG from Vibrio chagasii includes the following:
- the fruA gene encoding PTS fructose transporter subunit IIBC, whose amino-acid sequence is MNITIITACPSGVANSIIAAGLLEQATKALGWNAAIECQSSVLPESPVSQDAIDSCDVVFIAANTNVDKTRFVGKKVYQAAISECTSDAKAFLEKAVAEATVLDASQVESTAEVTGTSVNSSTTASTGSKKIVAITACPTGVAHTFMAAEALEAEGKRLGHQIKVETRGSVGAKNQLTDQEIADADLVIIAADIDVPLDRFNGKPLYKTTTSPALKKTKQEVEKAFAEAKPYQHTASSSQAAPADEKKGVYKHLMTGVSHMLPVVVAGGLIIALSFVFGIEAFKEEGTLAAALMTIGGGSAFALMIPVLAGFIAFSIADRPGLAPGLIGGMLASSTGAGFLGGIAAGFIAGYSAKFIADKVQLPQSMEALKPILIIPFIASLFTGLVMVYIVGGPVSGVMSAMTDFLNNMGTSNAILLGVILGAMMCFDLGGPVNKAAYTFGVGLLASQTYAPMAAIMAAGMVPALGMGLATFLVKDKFEAGEREAGKASFVLGLCFISEGAIPFAAKDPMRVIPACMAGGALTGALSMMFGAQLMAPHGGLFVLLIPGAISPVLMYLVAIAAGTLVTGFGYAALKKMSGSKVTAEA